The following are encoded together in the Nocardioides thalensis genome:
- a CDS encoding SMP-30/gluconolactonase/LRE family protein yields the protein MTKLTVIPVPGYGTEDVVVATDGPHAGCVFTGTVDGEIWRVSPDGAKVDRVADTGGRPLGIEYVDGALLVCDSQRGLLRVDPASGAIEVLATEADGRPIVVCNNAAVAGDGTIWFSDSSTRPLDRWKADFIEVARTGRLLRRDPDGTISTVLEGLAFANGVALAADESYVVVAESTTRALNRVWLTGDRAGSHDRMGGDLPGYPDNIARGSDGLIWVALGSPLLPMVERLHASPMLVRRVATRLPEWLEPKPKRVVRVQAYDLTGALVHDLEVDPRDHGADFHMVTGVREHDGRVWVGSLEEPAIAVLDL from the coding sequence GTGACCAAGCTGACCGTGATCCCCGTCCCCGGCTACGGCACCGAGGACGTCGTCGTCGCCACCGACGGCCCCCACGCGGGCTGCGTCTTCACCGGCACCGTCGATGGCGAGATCTGGCGGGTCTCGCCGGACGGAGCGAAGGTCGACCGGGTCGCCGACACCGGCGGCCGCCCGCTCGGCATCGAGTACGTCGACGGCGCGCTCCTCGTGTGCGACTCGCAGCGCGGCCTGCTCCGGGTGGACCCCGCGAGCGGGGCGATCGAGGTGCTCGCGACCGAGGCGGACGGGCGCCCGATCGTCGTGTGCAACAACGCCGCGGTGGCCGGCGACGGCACGATCTGGTTCAGCGACTCCTCGACGCGACCGCTCGACCGCTGGAAGGCCGACTTCATCGAGGTCGCGCGCACCGGACGGCTGCTGCGCCGCGACCCCGACGGCACCATCTCCACCGTCCTCGAAGGCCTCGCGTTCGCGAACGGCGTCGCGCTCGCGGCGGACGAGTCCTACGTCGTCGTCGCGGAGTCGACGACCCGGGCGCTCAACCGGGTGTGGCTCACCGGCGACCGCGCGGGCAGCCACGACCGGATGGGTGGGGACCTGCCCGGCTATCCCGACAACATCGCGCGGGGGAGCGACGGCCTGATCTGGGTCGCCCTCGGCAGCCCGCTGCTCCCCATGGTCGAGCGGCTGCACGCGAGCCCGATGCTGGTCCGCAGGGTCGCGACGCGGCTCCCCGAGTGGCTCGAGCCGAAGCCGAAGCGGGTGGTCCGGGTGCAGGCCTACGACCTCACGGGGGCACTGGTGCACGACCTTGAGGTCGACCCCCGCGACCACGGCGCCGACTTCCACATGGTCACCGGCGTCCGCGAGCACGACGGGCGGGTCTGGGTCGGGAGCCTGGAGGAGCCGGCGATCGCGGTCCTCGACCTCTGA
- the dxs gene encoding 1-deoxy-D-xylulose-5-phosphate synthase, whose product MSVLEQITSPRDLRTLSEDELTTLAAEIRDVLIRTVATNSGHLGPNLGVVELTLAIHRVFDSPTDKVVFDTGHQAYVHKLVTGRYPDFGTLRREGGISGYPSRAESPHDLVENSHASTALSYADGIAKAFRIRGEDRHTVAVIGDGALTGGMAWEALNNIAIAKDSKLVIVVNDNGRSYTPTIGGLATALAGLRTNPRYEQVLDLVKKRLNAVPGVGPAAYDALHAMKKGIKDAVAPQGLFEDLGLKYVGPIDGHDRGAVEHALEQAKKFGGPVIVHAMTRKGFGYDPAERHEADQFHAPGPFDVQTGAEKPKGRIWTDHFADHIVDIGARRPDVVAITAAMMHPVGLDKFEARFPERTFDVGIAEQHAATSAAGLAIGGLHPVVAVYATFLNRAFDQVLMDVALHECGVTFVLDRSGVTGDDGASHNGMWDMSILQVVPGLRLAAPRDVTRMRELLDEAVEVADAPTVVRFPKGPPPEDVPAVDQIAGDYGNIDVLVREGSRDVLVVAVGAMATTAVDVAARLSDQGVGVTVVDPRWVKPVDPALVELAREHRLVVTIEDNGIVGGVGSVLLQTFAAAGVRTPVRLHGIPQEFLDHAKRAVILERVGLSAQAIALDGLHHVTAEDHGTADVAGRALLDVDGPR is encoded by the coding sequence ATGTCCGTCCTGGAGCAGATCACCTCGCCGCGCGACCTGCGCACCCTCTCCGAGGACGAGCTGACGACCCTCGCCGCGGAGATCCGCGACGTGCTGATCCGCACCGTCGCGACCAACAGCGGCCACCTGGGTCCCAACCTGGGCGTCGTCGAGCTCACGCTGGCGATCCACCGCGTCTTCGACTCGCCGACCGACAAGGTCGTCTTCGACACCGGCCACCAGGCCTACGTCCACAAGCTCGTGACCGGCCGGTATCCCGACTTCGGCACGCTGCGCCGCGAGGGCGGCATCAGCGGCTACCCCAGCCGCGCGGAGTCGCCGCACGACCTGGTCGAGAACTCCCACGCCTCCACCGCCCTGTCGTACGCCGACGGCATCGCCAAGGCGTTCCGGATCCGAGGTGAGGACCGCCACACCGTCGCCGTCATCGGCGACGGCGCGCTGACCGGGGGCATGGCGTGGGAGGCCCTCAACAACATCGCGATCGCCAAGGACTCCAAGCTGGTCATCGTCGTCAACGACAACGGCCGCTCCTACACGCCCACGATCGGGGGCCTCGCCACCGCGCTCGCCGGGCTGCGCACCAACCCGCGCTACGAGCAGGTGCTCGACCTGGTCAAGAAGCGCCTCAACGCCGTGCCCGGCGTCGGGCCCGCGGCCTACGACGCGCTGCACGCCATGAAGAAGGGCATCAAGGACGCCGTCGCCCCGCAGGGGCTGTTCGAGGACCTCGGCCTGAAGTACGTCGGCCCCATCGACGGCCACGACCGCGGAGCCGTCGAGCACGCGCTCGAGCAGGCCAAGAAGTTCGGCGGCCCGGTGATCGTGCACGCGATGACGCGGAAGGGCTTCGGTTACGACCCCGCCGAGCGGCACGAGGCCGACCAGTTCCACGCGCCCGGCCCGTTCGACGTGCAGACCGGTGCCGAGAAGCCCAAGGGCCGCATCTGGACCGACCACTTCGCCGACCACATCGTCGACATCGGCGCCCGCCGGCCCGACGTCGTCGCGATCACCGCCGCGATGATGCACCCGGTCGGCCTCGACAAGTTCGAGGCCCGGTTCCCCGAGCGCACCTTCGACGTCGGCATCGCCGAGCAGCACGCGGCCACCTCCGCCGCGGGCCTCGCGATCGGCGGGCTGCACCCGGTGGTGGCCGTCTATGCGACGTTCCTCAACCGCGCGTTCGACCAGGTGCTGATGGATGTCGCCCTGCACGAGTGCGGCGTGACGTTCGTGCTCGACCGGTCCGGCGTGACCGGCGACGACGGCGCCAGCCACAACGGCATGTGGGACATGTCGATCCTCCAGGTCGTGCCCGGCCTGCGGCTCGCCGCTCCGCGCGACGTGACGCGGATGCGCGAGCTGCTCGACGAGGCCGTCGAGGTCGCCGACGCACCGACCGTGGTGCGGTTCCCGAAGGGCCCGCCGCCCGAGGACGTGCCGGCCGTGGACCAGATCGCCGGCGACTACGGGAACATCGACGTGCTCGTCCGCGAGGGGTCGCGCGACGTGCTCGTCGTCGCGGTCGGCGCCATGGCCACCACGGCCGTCGACGTGGCCGCGCGGCTCTCCGACCAGGGCGTCGGGGTCACCGTCGTCGACCCGCGCTGGGTCAAGCCGGTCGACCCCGCGCTCGTCGAGCTCGCCCGCGAGCACCGGCTCGTCGTGACGATCGAGGACAACGGCATCGTCGGCGGCGTCGGCTCGGTGCTGCTCCAGACCTTCGCGGCGGCCGGCGTGCGCACGCCGGTCCGGCTGCACGGCATCCCGCAGGAGTTCCTCGACCACGCGAAGCGCGCCGTCATCCTGGAGCGGGTGGGGCTCTCCGCGCAGGCGATCGCCCTCGACGGCCTCCACCACGTGACGGCCGAGGACCACGGGACCGCCGACGTTGCCGGCCGGGCGCTGCTCGACGTCGACGGCCCTCGCTGA
- a CDS encoding PAC2 family protein, which yields MTVPPPPASPRLVHIVDAVPELDGVERPTLVVALDGFLDAGNAGAVACRHLVAEGAPGGGVVVATFDVDQLHDYRARRPPMSFVRDHYEAYDAPRLVVRLLHDVGGTPYLLLHGPEPDIRWEAFCRAVKEVVDRFDVGLVVGMGAVPMAVPHTRAIAITHHANNPELLTGASPWRGELRIPSSAQALLEVRLGEWGHDALGFVAHVPHYLAQLDYPRASIALLEQVELAGRLTIDLSALRAVSEERDEEIARYLAANSEVSDVVAALEQQYDAFERAEESGSSLLAEETPLPTGEDLGRQFEQFLAGLEGPDGDDRTGGER from the coding sequence GTGACCGTGCCTCCACCTCCCGCCTCGCCTCGACTGGTCCACATCGTCGACGCCGTGCCGGAGCTCGACGGTGTGGAGCGGCCCACCCTGGTGGTGGCGCTCGACGGTTTCCTCGACGCCGGCAACGCCGGTGCCGTGGCGTGCCGCCACCTGGTCGCCGAGGGCGCGCCGGGCGGCGGCGTCGTCGTCGCCACCTTCGACGTCGACCAGCTGCACGACTACCGCGCGCGCCGGCCCCCGATGTCGTTCGTCCGCGACCACTACGAGGCCTACGACGCCCCGCGGCTCGTGGTGCGGCTGCTGCACGACGTGGGCGGCACGCCGTACCTCCTGCTGCACGGGCCGGAGCCCGACATCCGGTGGGAGGCGTTCTGCCGCGCGGTCAAGGAGGTCGTCGACCGCTTCGACGTCGGGCTGGTCGTCGGCATGGGCGCCGTGCCGATGGCGGTGCCGCACACCCGGGCGATCGCGATCACCCACCACGCCAACAACCCCGAGCTGCTCACCGGCGCCAGCCCCTGGCGCGGCGAGCTGCGGATCCCGAGCAGCGCGCAGGCCCTGCTCGAGGTGCGCCTCGGTGAGTGGGGCCACGACGCGCTCGGCTTCGTCGCGCACGTGCCGCACTACCTCGCCCAGCTGGACTACCCCCGGGCCTCGATCGCGCTGCTCGAGCAGGTGGAGCTCGCCGGCCGGCTCACCATCGACCTGTCCGCCCTGCGGGCGGTCTCGGAGGAGCGCGACGAGGAGATCGCCCGCTACCTCGCGGCCAACAGCGAGGTCAGCGACGTGGTGGCCGCGCTCGAGCAGCAGTACGACGCGTTCGAGCGCGCCGAGGAGTCCGGCTCCAGCCTGCTGGCCGAGGAGACGCCGCTCCCGACCGGCGAGGACCTCGGGCGGCAGTTCGAGCAGTTCCTGGCCGGCCTCGAGGGGCCGGACGGCGACGACAGAACCGGAGGCGAGCGGTGA
- a CDS encoding acyl-CoA thioesterase domain-containing protein: MSEAQATRELVALLDLEQLDVDLFRGRQPDTIRQRVYGGQVAAQSLIAATRTVDPEFHVHSLHSYFLLPGDYKVPIIYDVERIRDGKSFLTRRVVARQHGRPIYYQTLNFQKVEDGFEHQDRMPEVKPPEEGLDLVDLMKERGADDGLSKEWAALDVRWLGNSSYGLEEDRDRPSKTLLWIRIDGRLSDDPMEHLATFTYASDVSLLGAALAAHGADPGKVQMASLDHTIWFHRPFRADEWWLYDQWSPSAGGARGLSLGRVFTQDGTLVATVAQEGLIRPLP; this comes from the coding sequence GTGAGCGAGGCCCAGGCGACCCGCGAGCTGGTGGCGCTGCTCGACCTCGAGCAGCTCGACGTCGACCTGTTCCGCGGCCGGCAGCCCGACACGATCCGGCAGCGGGTCTACGGCGGGCAGGTGGCCGCGCAGTCGCTGATCGCCGCCACCCGCACGGTGGACCCGGAGTTCCACGTGCACTCGCTGCACTCGTACTTCCTGCTGCCCGGCGACTACAAGGTGCCGATCATCTACGACGTCGAGCGGATCCGGGACGGTAAGTCGTTCCTGACCCGGCGCGTCGTCGCGCGCCAGCACGGGCGGCCGATCTACTACCAGACCCTCAACTTCCAGAAGGTGGAGGACGGGTTCGAGCACCAGGACCGGATGCCGGAGGTCAAGCCGCCGGAGGAGGGGCTCGACCTCGTCGACCTGATGAAGGAGCGCGGCGCCGACGACGGGCTGAGCAAGGAGTGGGCCGCCCTCGACGTGCGCTGGCTCGGCAACTCCTCCTACGGGCTGGAGGAGGACCGCGACCGGCCCTCGAAGACGCTGCTGTGGATCCGCATCGACGGCCGGCTCTCCGACGACCCGATGGAGCACCTCGCCACGTTCACCTATGCCAGCGACGTGTCGCTGCTGGGTGCGGCGCTCGCGGCTCATGGCGCCGACCCGGGCAAGGTGCAGATGGCCTCGCTCGACCACACGATCTGGTTCCACCGGCCGTTCCGGGCCGACGAGTGGTGGCTCTACGACCAGTGGTCGCCCTCGGCCGGCGGCGCCCGCGGTTTGTCTCTGGGGCGGGTGTTCACCCAGGACGGCACGCTTGTCGCGACGGTCGCCCAGGAGGGGTTGATCCGCCCGCTCCCGTGA
- a CDS encoding MaoC family dehydratase encodes MALPVMVKAALPAVPGVNLLPGIRKTGGDLPTTELRRDDVVVERAQVDRYAETCGFPIKDVAPVPYLHMLAFPLHMQLMTDSSFPFPAIGSVHLENTISQHRPVAIGETVSLSLKAENLRLTTKGKAWDMNVVGTVGDEVVWESKSTYLRVGTGDKDNGDKGMQLATVDPSGLTWRLPEDLGRKYGAVSGDRNPIHLYPITAKALGFPRHIAHGMWTKARCIAALENRLPDAVKVEVAFKKPVFLPGTVAFGTEETATGWDFGLFNPKNGAPHLLGRTSSI; translated from the coding sequence ATGGCTCTCCCCGTCATGGTGAAGGCGGCCCTGCCGGCCGTCCCGGGCGTCAACCTGCTGCCCGGCATCCGCAAGACCGGCGGCGACCTGCCGACCACGGAGCTGCGCCGCGACGACGTCGTGGTGGAGCGCGCCCAGGTCGACCGGTACGCCGAGACGTGCGGCTTCCCGATCAAGGACGTCGCGCCGGTCCCCTACCTGCACATGCTGGCGTTCCCCCTGCACATGCAGCTGATGACCGACTCGTCGTTCCCGTTCCCGGCGATCGGCTCGGTGCACCTGGAGAACACGATCTCCCAGCACCGTCCGGTGGCCATCGGCGAGACCGTGTCACTGTCGCTGAAGGCCGAGAACCTGCGCCTGACCACCAAGGGCAAGGCGTGGGACATGAACGTCGTCGGCACCGTCGGCGACGAGGTGGTCTGGGAGTCGAAGTCGACCTACCTCCGCGTCGGCACGGGCGACAAGGACAACGGTGACAAGGGCATGCAGCTCGCAACGGTGGACCCGAGCGGCCTGACCTGGCGGCTCCCCGAGGACCTGGGCCGCAAGTACGGCGCGGTGTCGGGCGACCGCAACCCGATCCACCTCTACCCGATCACCGCGAAGGCGCTCGGCTTCCCGCGACACATCGCCCACGGCATGTGGACCAAGGCCCGCTGCATCGCCGCCCTGGAGAACCGCCTCCCGGACGCGGTGAAGGTCGAGGTGGCCTTCAAGAAGCCGGTCTTCCTGCCGGGCACCGTCGCGTTCGGCACCGAGGAGACCGCCACCGGCTGGGACTTCGGCCTGTTCAACCCCAAGAACGGCGCCCCCCACCTCCTCGGCCGGACCAGCAGCATCTAG
- a CDS encoding 3-oxoacyl-ACP reductase produces the protein MTDKYQGFVSTPIGKLLVKNLGLPNPTKLERYSAGDPLVQGTVLVGGRGRLADELPGLLDALGIASARTQSEGEKYKGLVFDATGLTSADQLVELQEFFTPVMRSLETCARVLVIGTPPELVKGGERVAQRALEGFTRSLGKEIGKGGTVQLVYVADGYEGSALSTLGFFLSPKSAYVSGQVVRVGTHKEKKAADVSDWTAPLAGKVAFVTGASRGIGEEIARVLHRDGATVVGLDVPQAADDLQKVMKEIDGDWLTLDITASDAPQRIAHHLREKHGGVDVVVHNAGVTMDKKLANQNPDRFGKVLEINLEAPEKITAELLEQGVINPNGRIIGVASIAGIAGNLGQTSYAASKAGVIGFVDSLADELKDGITINAVAPGFIITQMTAAVPFATREVGQRLNAMSQGGLPVDVAETIAWYANPASSGVNGNVVRVCGQMMLGA, from the coding sequence ATGACTGACAAGTACCAGGGCTTCGTCTCGACCCCGATCGGCAAGCTCCTCGTCAAGAACCTCGGCCTCCCGAACCCGACCAAGCTGGAGCGGTACTCGGCGGGCGACCCGCTCGTCCAGGGCACGGTCCTGGTCGGCGGTCGCGGCCGGCTGGCCGACGAGCTCCCCGGTCTGCTCGACGCGCTGGGCATCGCCTCGGCCCGCACGCAGAGCGAGGGCGAGAAGTACAAGGGCCTGGTGTTCGACGCGACCGGCCTCACCTCGGCGGACCAGCTGGTCGAGCTCCAGGAGTTCTTCACCCCGGTGATGCGCAGCCTCGAGACCTGCGCCCGGGTCCTCGTCATCGGCACCCCGCCCGAGCTGGTCAAGGGCGGCGAGAGGGTCGCCCAGCGCGCGCTCGAGGGCTTCACCCGCAGCCTCGGCAAGGAGATCGGCAAGGGCGGCACCGTCCAGCTGGTCTACGTGGCCGACGGCTACGAGGGCTCCGCGCTCTCGACCCTCGGCTTCTTCCTCAGCCCGAAGTCGGCGTACGTCTCGGGCCAGGTCGTCCGGGTCGGCACGCACAAGGAGAAGAAGGCGGCCGACGTCAGCGACTGGACCGCTCCCCTGGCCGGCAAGGTCGCCTTCGTGACCGGCGCCAGCCGCGGCATCGGCGAGGAGATCGCCCGGGTGCTGCACCGTGACGGTGCCACGGTCGTCGGTCTCGACGTGCCGCAGGCGGCCGACGACCTGCAGAAGGTCATGAAGGAGATCGACGGCGACTGGCTGACGCTGGACATCACCGCCTCCGACGCGCCGCAGCGGATCGCCCACCACCTCAGGGAGAAGCACGGCGGCGTCGACGTCGTCGTCCACAACGCGGGCGTCACGATGGACAAGAAGCTCGCCAACCAGAACCCCGACCGCTTCGGCAAGGTCCTCGAGATCAACCTCGAGGCGCCGGAGAAGATCACCGCCGAGCTGCTCGAGCAGGGGGTCATCAACCCCAACGGCCGGATCATCGGCGTGGCCTCGATCGCCGGCATCGCCGGCAACCTGGGCCAGACGTCGTACGCCGCCTCGAAGGCCGGCGTGATCGGCTTCGTCGACAGCCTCGCCGACGAGCTCAAGGACGGGATCACGATCAACGCGGTCGCGCCGGGCTTCATCATCACCCAGATGACCGCCGCCGTACCGTTCGCCACCCGCGAGGTCGGCCAGCGGCTCAACGCGATGTCGCAGGGCGGCCTGCCGGTCGACGTCGCCGAGACGATCGCCTGGTACGCCAACCCGGCGTCCTCCGGCGTCAACGGCAACGTGGTCCGCGTCTGCGGCCAGATGATGCTGGGCGCCTGA
- a CDS encoding acetyl-CoA C-acetyltransferase: protein MANTVRRVAVLGGNRIPFARSNGPYATASNQEMFTAALDGLVSRFGLEGERIGEVAGGAVLKHARDFNLVRESVLGTKLAPETPGVDLQQACGTGLQAVNYLANKIALGQIESGIGGGTDTTSDAPIAISEKLRKKLIAVNNKKTTKDKILALGAIRPGDIGLAIPSNGEPRTKLSMGEHQALTALEWQITREAQDELAVTSHHNLAKSYDEGWQDDLITPFRGLERDNNLRADSSLEKLAKLKPVFGKGEAATMTAANSTPLTDGASAVLLSSEEWAQEHGLEPLAYFVDSEVAAVDFVNGKEGLLMAPAYAVPRLLERNGLTLQDFDFYEIHEAFASQVLSTLAAWESPVFCKERLGLDAPLGSIDRSKLNVKGSSLAAGHPFAATGGRIVANTAKLLKANGGGRGLISVCAAGGMGVVAIMEA from the coding sequence ATGGCAAACACTGTTCGTCGGGTCGCCGTTCTGGGCGGCAACCGGATTCCCTTCGCTCGCTCCAACGGCCCCTACGCCACCGCCTCCAACCAGGAGATGTTCACCGCGGCCCTCGACGGCCTGGTGTCGCGCTTCGGGCTCGAGGGCGAGCGCATCGGCGAGGTCGCCGGTGGCGCCGTGCTCAAGCACGCCCGTGACTTCAACCTGGTCCGCGAGTCGGTGCTCGGCACCAAGCTCGCCCCGGAGACCCCCGGCGTCGACCTGCAGCAGGCCTGCGGCACCGGCCTCCAGGCGGTCAACTACCTCGCCAACAAGATCGCGCTGGGCCAGATCGAGTCCGGCATCGGCGGCGGCACCGACACCACGTCGGACGCGCCGATCGCGATCTCGGAGAAGCTCCGCAAGAAGCTCATCGCGGTCAACAACAAGAAGACGACCAAGGACAAGATCCTCGCCCTCGGCGCGATCCGCCCCGGCGACATCGGCCTCGCGATCCCGTCCAACGGCGAGCCGCGCACCAAGCTGTCGATGGGCGAGCACCAGGCGCTCACCGCGCTCGAGTGGCAGATCACCCGCGAGGCCCAGGACGAGCTGGCCGTCACCTCGCACCACAACCTCGCAAAGTCCTACGACGAGGGCTGGCAGGACGACCTGATCACCCCGTTCCGCGGCCTCGAGCGCGACAACAACCTGCGCGCCGACTCCTCGCTGGAGAAGCTCGCCAAGCTCAAGCCCGTGTTCGGCAAGGGCGAGGCGGCCACGATGACCGCGGCCAACTCGACGCCACTGACCGACGGCGCGTCCGCGGTGCTGCTCTCGTCGGAGGAGTGGGCCCAGGAGCACGGCCTCGAGCCGCTCGCCTACTTCGTCGACTCCGAGGTCGCCGCGGTCGACTTCGTCAACGGCAAGGAGGGCCTGCTGATGGCCCCGGCGTACGCCGTGCCGCGGCTGCTGGAGCGCAACGGCCTCACCCTCCAGGACTTCGACTTCTACGAGATCCACGAGGCGTTCGCGTCGCAGGTGCTCTCGACCCTCGCGGCCTGGGAGAGCCCGGTGTTCTGCAAGGAGCGCCTCGGTCTCGACGCCCCGCTGGGCTCGATCGACCGGTCGAAGCTCAACGTGAAGGGCTCCTCGCTGGCCGCGGGCCACCCGTTCGCCGCGACCGGTGGGCGGATCGTCGCCAACACCGCGAAGCTGCTCAAGGCCAACGGTGGCGGCCGCGGGCTGATCTCGGTCTGCGCCGCGGGCGGCATGGGTGTCGTCGCGATCATGGAGGCCTGA
- a CDS encoding TetR/AcrR family transcriptional regulator, translating to MTSTTERTGKVDGRRKAAAARRRAREAQIIAATRELFDAKGVRDVQIEEIASAVGINRAIVYRHFTGKEELFALTLVGYLDELRETVQAASADAESPRDALAAMVGAFVDYGVAHPAFVDCAQALMVRPGDELLDEISEGALFRLGRGITSCLTIFSDTLARGVEEGAFALDDDPVLLANTLYASGLGALQLARLGILVHESAPGVPTVGQISPEQVRRYLVTSALALVTPAPRSA from the coding sequence ATGACGAGTACCACCGAGCGGACCGGGAAGGTCGACGGTCGCCGCAAGGCCGCCGCCGCCCGCCGTCGGGCCCGGGAGGCGCAGATCATCGCCGCGACCCGTGAGCTCTTCGACGCCAAGGGCGTCCGCGACGTCCAGATCGAGGAGATCGCCAGCGCCGTCGGCATCAACCGCGCGATCGTCTACCGCCACTTCACCGGCAAGGAGGAGCTCTTCGCGCTCACCCTCGTCGGCTACCTCGACGAGCTCCGCGAGACGGTCCAGGCCGCCTCCGCGGACGCCGAGTCGCCCCGCGACGCGCTGGCGGCGATGGTTGGCGCGTTCGTCGACTACGGCGTCGCGCACCCGGCGTTCGTCGACTGCGCGCAGGCGCTGATGGTGCGTCCCGGCGACGAGCTCCTCGACGAGATCTCCGAGGGCGCCCTGTTCCGCCTCGGCCGCGGCATCACCTCGTGCCTCACGATCTTCTCCGACACCCTCGCCCGCGGGGTCGAGGAGGGCGCGTTCGCCCTCGACGACGACCCCGTGCTGCTCGCCAACACCCTCTACGCCAGCGGTCTCGGCGCACTCCAGCTCGCCCGCCTCGGGATCCTGGTGCACGAGTCGGCGCCGGGCGTCCCCACCGTCGGCCAGATCTCCCCCGAGCAGGTCCGCCGCTACCTGGTGACCTCCGCCCTCGCCCTGGTCACCCCCGCCCCCCGCTCCGCCTGA
- a CDS encoding ATP-dependent DNA ligase gives MLLGDLVATSAAVAATRSRKEKTRLIADLLLASEPDERPLVAPYLAGRLRQRRTGLGWRGLRELPDPAAEPSLTVAEVDAGFEALSLLAGAGSVAARSAAMAELFGRATADEQAWLRAVALGEVRQGASDALVIEALAQAADVPLAAVRRAAMLAGGATYAVAPAFEGVEALAEVGLTVGRPVLPMLASSAADLPTALGGFADREVAVDAKLDGIRVQVHRSGDEVQVVTRSLDDITARLPEVVDVVLGLAADRLILDGEALALDESGRPRPFQETAARTATSGDGLAAVTPYFFDVLHVDGRDLHEQPAHERWAALEALVPEQHRVPRWRGTATAADAAQEFTERVLADGHEGVVVKDAAAAYEAGRRGAAWVKVKPVHTLDLVVLAVEWGSGRRKGWLSNIHLGARDPDSPTGFTMLGKTFKGMTDAMLAWQTERFLGLATGPTDGWVVELRPEQVVEIAFDGLQRSSRYPGGLALRFARVVRYRDDKSADEADSMETLRSLVR, from the coding sequence ATGCTTCTCGGTGACCTCGTGGCGACGTCCGCCGCCGTGGCCGCGACGCGCTCGCGCAAGGAGAAGACGCGGCTCATCGCCGACCTGCTGCTGGCGTCCGAGCCCGACGAGCGGCCGCTGGTGGCCCCCTACCTCGCCGGCAGGCTGCGGCAGCGCCGTACCGGACTCGGCTGGCGGGGCCTGCGCGAGCTCCCGGACCCCGCGGCGGAGCCCTCGCTGACCGTCGCCGAGGTCGACGCCGGGTTCGAGGCGTTGTCACTCCTCGCCGGCGCCGGATCGGTCGCCGCCCGGTCGGCGGCGATGGCCGAGCTGTTCGGCCGGGCGACCGCCGACGAGCAGGCGTGGCTCCGCGCCGTCGCGCTCGGGGAGGTCCGGCAGGGCGCGTCCGACGCGCTGGTGATCGAGGCGCTGGCCCAGGCGGCCGACGTCCCGCTGGCGGCCGTACGTCGCGCCGCGATGCTCGCCGGGGGCGCCACCTACGCCGTGGCGCCCGCGTTCGAGGGCGTCGAGGCGCTCGCGGAGGTCGGGCTCACCGTCGGACGGCCCGTGCTGCCGATGCTCGCCTCGTCGGCCGCTGACCTGCCCACGGCCCTGGGCGGGTTCGCCGACCGCGAGGTGGCCGTCGACGCCAAGCTCGACGGCATCCGCGTGCAGGTCCACCGCAGCGGCGACGAGGTGCAGGTGGTGACGCGCAGCCTCGACGACATCACAGCCCGGCTGCCCGAGGTGGTCGACGTGGTGCTCGGGCTCGCGGCCGACCGGTTGATCCTCGACGGCGAGGCGCTCGCGCTCGACGAGTCCGGGCGTCCGCGGCCGTTCCAGGAGACGGCGGCGCGCACGGCGACGAGCGGCGACGGGCTGGCGGCGGTCACGCCGTACTTCTTCGACGTGCTCCACGTCGACGGCCGCGACCTCCACGAGCAGCCCGCCCACGAGCGGTGGGCCGCACTCGAGGCGCTGGTGCCCGAGCAGCACCGCGTCCCGCGGTGGAGAGGCACGGCGACCGCGGCCGACGCGGCACAGGAGTTCACCGAGCGGGTGCTGGCCGACGGCCACGAGGGCGTGGTCGTCAAGGACGCCGCGGCGGCCTACGAGGCGGGCCGGCGCGGGGCCGCGTGGGTGAAGGTCAAGCCGGTCCACACGCTCGACCTCGTCGTGCTCGCGGTCGAGTGGGGCTCGGGCCGGCGCAAGGGCTGGCTCTCCAACATCCACCTCGGCGCGCGCGACCCCGACTCCCCCACCGGTTTCACGATGCTCGGCAAGACGTTCAAGGGCATGACCGACGCGATGCTCGCCTGGCAGACCGAGCGCTTCCTCGGCCTGGCGACCGGTCCGACCGACGGCTGGGTCGTGGAGCTGCGTCCCGAGCAGGTGGTCGAGATCGCGTTCGACGGCCTCCAGCGCAGCAGCCGCTATCCCGGCGGGCTGGCGCTGCGGTTCGCCCGGGTCGTGCGCTACCGCGACGACAAGTCGGCCGACGAGGCCGACTCCATGGAGACGCTGCGGTCCCTGGTGCGCTGA